One part of the Halobacteriovorax vibrionivorans genome encodes these proteins:
- the deoC gene encoding deoxyribose-phosphate aldolase, translated as MESKIQNLAKYIDHTLLKPEASAAQIKKLCTEANEYGFKSICINPSRIEEAKKHLDPQRSMICTVIGFPLGAMTTEAKAFETKDAIAKGASEIDMVLNIGKLKEGEIDYIKSDIAAVLAQAGEKTVKVIFETCLLNEKEIRLATNAAIDAGAKFIKTSTGFSSSGATPEVVEIMLEEAQKRCEVKASGGVRSYEDAIKYIEMGVTRLGTSSGIAIMNGEKNTTSSY; from the coding sequence ATGGAATCAAAAATCCAAAATCTTGCAAAGTATATTGACCACACTCTTTTAAAGCCAGAAGCAAGTGCTGCTCAGATAAAGAAGTTATGTACTGAAGCCAATGAATATGGGTTTAAGTCAATTTGTATTAACCCTTCTCGTATTGAAGAAGCAAAGAAGCATCTTGACCCGCAAAGATCCATGATTTGTACTGTTATTGGTTTTCCATTAGGCGCCATGACAACTGAGGCAAAGGCGTTTGAAACAAAAGATGCCATCGCAAAAGGTGCCAGTGAAATTGATATGGTCTTAAATATTGGAAAGCTTAAAGAAGGCGAAATTGACTATATAAAAAGTGATATTGCAGCAGTTCTTGCACAAGCTGGAGAGAAGACAGTAAAAGTTATATTTGAAACATGCCTATTGAATGAAAAGGAAATCCGTTTGGCCACAAATGCGGCCATCGATGCTGGTGCAAAATTTATAAAAACATCAACTGGTTTCTCTTCCTCAGGGGCAACACCAGAAGTTGTTGAAATTATGTTAGAAGAGGCCCAGAAACGCTGTGAGGTAAAGGCATCTGGTGGTGTTAGAAGTTACGAAGACGCAATAAAATACATCGAAATGGGTGTGACAAGACTTGGAACAAGTTCTGGAATTGCGATTATGAATGGTGAAAAAAACACAACATCTTCTTACTAA
- a CDS encoding enoyl-ACP reductase FabI, with translation MGILEGKKVLVLGLANDKSIAWGISKQMKEQGARLAFSYLNEALQKRVEPLSEEIGGEFTFELDVQNEEHMTKMAEIVKEKWGDVDVIVHSLAFADKTDLKDRFHKTSREGFKMAQDISAYSLLGVCNVLKPLMAKDCSVIALTYHGSVKVLNGYNVMGVAKASLESTMRYLADDLGPEGIRVNCISAGPIRTLAASGVPGLKGFLNDVEEKSPLRRNVTQEDVGGAAVFLGSRLANGVTGQVLYVDSGISILGA, from the coding sequence ATGGGAATTTTAGAAGGAAAGAAAGTTCTAGTCCTAGGCCTTGCAAATGATAAGTCAATTGCATGGGGAATTTCAAAACAAATGAAAGAGCAAGGAGCACGTCTTGCATTTTCATACTTAAACGAAGCTCTACAAAAAAGAGTTGAACCACTGAGCGAAGAAATTGGTGGAGAGTTTACATTTGAGTTAGATGTTCAAAATGAAGAGCATATGACTAAGATGGCAGAAATCGTAAAAGAGAAATGGGGTGATGTTGATGTTATCGTTCACTCACTAGCATTTGCAGATAAAACAGATCTTAAGGATCGTTTCCATAAAACAAGCCGTGAAGGTTTTAAAATGGCACAAGATATCTCAGCTTACTCACTTTTAGGTGTGTGTAATGTTCTTAAGCCACTTATGGCAAAAGATTGCTCTGTTATCGCTCTTACTTACCATGGATCAGTAAAAGTTCTTAATGGTTATAACGTAATGGGTGTTGCAAAAGCATCTCTTGAATCAACAATGAGATATCTTGCTGATGATTTAGGCCCAGAAGGGATTCGAGTAAATTGTATCTCTGCAGGTCCAATTAGAACTCTTGCAGCATCTGGTGTACCAGGGCTAAAAGGATTCTTAAATGACGTTGAAGAGAAGTCGCCACTTCGTCGCAATGTAACTCAAGAAGATGTTGGTGGAGCTGCTGTGTTCTTAGGTTCACGCCTTGCAAATGGTGTAACAGGACAAGTTCTTTACGTTGATTCTGGTATCTCGATTTTAGGAGCCTAG
- a CDS encoding acyl-CoA dehydrogenase family protein, with translation MSEEKQMMDSIVGDLFFGEVKEENVFPFPGFTEEQQDFGREMVNAVSKFCEDALDCEKMDEESVIPDEVMKGLAELGLFGMGVNEDLGGLGLDYTLYSRVFAEVAAFDGAVATMIGAHQSIGYRALLNEGTEEQKAKWLPQLATGEKLASFCLTEPGSGSDAYSIKTKAVDNGDGTYTLTGQKLWITNAGTAEFYSVFAKTDHEIDGETKEKISCFIVEKGMEGVSFGEKEKKMGIRASETRAVYFDKVIVPKENIIGELGKGFKIAMNVLNSGRLSLGAGCVGGMKTLLKMATEHAKGRKQFGAPIAEFGLIQDKLALMAARIYATESIVYMTTGNMCKGLKDYYLETAVCKVYGSEALWEVCDQAMQIAAGNGYMKEYPYERYMRDSRINMIFEGTNEILRIFLALSGIRNPSESMKELGKAADVSKALQDPIKSVGVLTNFARGRFSKMIGQRLITKQHEKLDKEAGKFNSLLGQFAIQVENTLMKYGKNIIGNELPQKRIAEMAMNLYVMLAVISRTTSILNSEKVDQAKKDYCLNLARVALKDARAVVVTNLKSMTNHDDKIVKATSDMVCDNDGYGLDIINF, from the coding sequence ATGAGTGAAGAGAAACAAATGATGGACTCCATTGTTGGAGACCTGTTCTTTGGTGAAGTTAAAGAAGAAAACGTTTTTCCATTTCCAGGTTTTACTGAAGAGCAGCAAGACTTTGGTCGCGAAATGGTTAACGCTGTTAGTAAATTCTGTGAAGATGCACTAGACTGCGAAAAAATGGATGAAGAGTCCGTTATTCCTGATGAAGTTATGAAAGGGCTAGCTGAACTAGGTCTTTTTGGTATGGGTGTTAACGAAGATCTAGGTGGTCTTGGTTTAGATTACACTCTATATAGTCGTGTTTTTGCTGAAGTTGCTGCATTTGACGGCGCTGTTGCAACAATGATTGGTGCACACCAGTCAATTGGTTATCGCGCACTTCTTAACGAAGGAACAGAAGAGCAAAAAGCAAAGTGGCTTCCACAACTTGCTACAGGTGAAAAGTTAGCATCATTTTGTCTAACTGAGCCAGGGTCTGGTTCTGATGCTTATTCTATTAAGACTAAGGCCGTTGATAATGGTGATGGTACTTATACATTAACTGGACAAAAACTTTGGATTACGAATGCTGGAACAGCAGAGTTCTACTCAGTATTTGCTAAAACTGATCATGAAATTGATGGAGAAACAAAAGAGAAAATCTCTTGTTTCATCGTTGAAAAAGGTATGGAAGGTGTCTCTTTTGGAGAAAAAGAGAAGAAGATGGGGATCAGGGCCTCTGAAACTCGCGCCGTATACTTTGATAAAGTAATTGTTCCAAAAGAAAATATCATTGGTGAGCTTGGAAAAGGTTTCAAGATTGCTATGAACGTTCTTAACTCTGGACGTCTATCACTTGGTGCTGGTTGTGTCGGTGGTATGAAGACTCTACTAAAGATGGCAACTGAGCACGCTAAAGGGCGTAAGCAATTTGGTGCACCAATTGCTGAGTTTGGTTTAATCCAAGATAAACTTGCTCTTATGGCAGCAAGAATTTATGCAACTGAATCAATCGTTTACATGACGACTGGAAATATGTGTAAAGGTCTTAAAGATTATTACTTAGAGACAGCTGTTTGTAAGGTTTATGGTTCTGAAGCACTATGGGAAGTATGTGATCAAGCAATGCAAATTGCGGCCGGTAACGGTTATATGAAAGAGTATCCTTATGAAAGATATATGCGTGACTCACGTATTAATATGATTTTTGAAGGAACAAATGAAATTCTTAGAATCTTCCTTGCTCTTTCTGGTATTAGAAATCCTTCTGAAAGTATGAAAGAGTTAGGTAAAGCGGCAGACGTTTCTAAAGCACTACAAGATCCAATTAAATCAGTTGGTGTACTAACAAACTTTGCACGTGGTCGTTTCTCTAAAATGATTGGTCAACGTCTTATTACTAAGCAACATGAAAAGCTAGATAAAGAAGCAGGGAAGTTTAACTCTCTTCTTGGTCAATTTGCGATTCAAGTTGAAAATACACTAATGAAGTACGGTAAGAATATTATTGGAAATGAGCTTCCACAAAAGAGAATTGCTGAAATGGCAATGAATCTTTATGTAATGCTTGCAGTAATTTCACGTACAACTTCTATTTTAAACAGTGAAAAAGTTGATCAGGCCAAGAAGGACTATTGTCTTAACCTTGCTCGTGTAGCACTAAAAGATGCTAGAGCAGTAGTTGTAACAAATCTTAAGTCAATGACAAATCACGATGATAAGATTGTTAAAGCAACTTCAGATATGGTTTGTGATAATGATGGTTACGGATTAGACATTATTAACTTCTAA
- a CDS encoding type II secretion system protein N: MTKKKGFFSKIKSKLSKDQDDAEYTSENLPETPPSDEYEEYEDEEEVEADFDNEEYEEVYEELDGEDHLEVEEEDTPPTPPAVEDPTLEVYIDDLSADDEQSAGFLSKLKNKLKKNNDSHDSEDDDELEVDEIEEDEIEEDEDANKYNVMQRMLDRIKSKRDELSTANVTGKKGKQQLSGPQYFLPNLLSSENRPQVHRYFILAISFVLLYQVGKMAALYLKDKGEGSSIQTTFSRPQTYEYNRPIANIRNYNPFNIQEDKNEKVEDKPKKPRNIIKVCRSAEAESKLGLKLINTVVLQNNKKSVASITNRGKRLNVRIGSKIDNIAEIGNISRQKVIFKNLRSGECEYIENVDDRARRFARKTKTKILPPSRAKDVMPEFNKDIKVEGNNFKIKKQLRDQLLSNIGDVLTQAKAITIKNPDGSLCFKMTQVKPGSIYSYLNVQNDDIICEINGAKINNMNQIMGMFGKIKSTDYYELGIKRNGVHQSFNYNFVD; encoded by the coding sequence ATGACGAAAAAGAAAGGATTCTTTTCAAAAATTAAATCGAAACTGTCGAAGGATCAGGATGATGCTGAGTACACTAGTGAAAATCTTCCTGAGACACCTCCATCTGATGAATACGAAGAATATGAAGATGAGGAAGAAGTAGAAGCAGACTTCGATAATGAAGAGTACGAAGAAGTGTATGAGGAACTTGATGGTGAAGATCATCTAGAAGTCGAAGAAGAGGATACTCCTCCAACTCCCCCAGCGGTGGAAGATCCAACGTTAGAAGTCTATATTGATGACCTATCAGCAGATGATGAGCAAAGCGCTGGCTTCTTAAGCAAATTAAAAAATAAATTAAAAAAGAATAATGATTCTCATGACTCTGAAGACGACGATGAGCTTGAAGTTGATGAAATAGAAGAAGATGAAATAGAAGAAGATGAAGATGCAAATAAGTACAACGTAATGCAACGTATGCTTGATCGTATCAAATCAAAAAGAGATGAGCTCTCAACAGCTAATGTAACAGGAAAGAAAGGCAAGCAACAACTAAGTGGGCCACAATACTTTCTACCAAACTTACTTAGTTCAGAGAATCGTCCACAAGTACATCGTTACTTTATCTTGGCCATTAGCTTCGTCCTACTCTATCAAGTTGGAAAGATGGCCGCTCTCTATTTAAAAGATAAAGGTGAAGGCTCTTCAATTCAGACAACATTTAGTCGTCCACAAACATATGAGTATAATCGTCCTATTGCTAATATAAGAAATTATAATCCTTTCAATATCCAAGAGGATAAGAACGAAAAAGTTGAAGATAAGCCTAAGAAGCCACGCAATATTATAAAAGTTTGTCGTAGCGCCGAAGCGGAATCAAAGCTTGGCTTGAAACTAATTAACACAGTTGTTCTACAAAATAATAAAAAGTCTGTTGCAAGTATCACAAACCGAGGAAAGCGTTTAAACGTTAGGATTGGAAGTAAGATTGATAATATTGCAGAGATTGGAAATATTTCACGTCAAAAGGTTATCTTTAAAAACCTTCGCTCAGGTGAATGTGAATATATTGAAAATGTAGATGATCGTGCGAGACGTTTTGCACGTAAAACAAAAACAAAGATCCTTCCTCCTAGTCGAGCAAAGGATGTGATGCCTGAATTCAATAAAGATATTAAAGTTGAAGGTAATAACTTTAAGATCAAGAAGCAATTAAGAGATCAACTACTAAGTAATATTGGTGATGTTTTGACTCAAGCTAAGGCCATTACAATTAAGAATCCTGATGGTTCACTTTGTTTTAAAATGACACAGGTAAAGCCAGGGTCAATCTACTCTTACCTGAATGTTCAAAATGATGACATTATTTGCGAAATCAACGGCGCAAAAATAAATAACATGAACCAGATTATGGGAATGTTTGGAAAAATTAAGTCTACGGACTATTACGAATTAGGTATCAAACGCAATGGCGTTCACCAAAGCTTTAATTATAACTTTGTTGATTAA
- a CDS encoding transposase has protein sequence MPRKSLIRTNTCPYHVTIRTNNKEWFDIPMPIVWSFCMKSINYANLHHPVEIQSFVLMSNHYHLMIWTPNSDLDKFMFFFNSHLSKLIRKYTGRINRIFGDRYKWSLIKDQKYYLNVLRYIYQNPLRKDLSSLCEEYEFSSLYHYINNQNLGFKLKDPIYGDKTSFLKWVNLEDKKATDQTRQSLQKPVYKPIVNQSSRRIL, from the coding sequence ATGCCAAGAAAATCTTTAATAAGAACGAATACTTGTCCTTATCATGTAACAATAAGAACTAATAATAAGGAATGGTTTGATATTCCCATGCCTATTGTCTGGTCTTTTTGTATGAAATCAATAAATTATGCAAATCTTCATCATCCAGTAGAAATTCAATCATTCGTCCTAATGTCAAATCACTATCATTTAATGATATGGACCCCAAATAGTGATCTTGATAAGTTTATGTTCTTTTTTAACTCTCACCTAAGCAAACTTATCAGAAAATATACAGGAAGAATAAACCGTATCTTTGGTGATCGATATAAGTGGTCATTAATAAAAGATCAAAAATATTACTTAAATGTTCTACGCTATATATATCAAAATCCGTTGAGGAAAGACCTTTCAAGCCTTTGTGAAGAATATGAGTTTTCTTCACTCTACCATTATATAAACAACCAAAATCTTGGTTTCAAATTGAAAGACCCGATATATGGAGATAAAACGTCTTTTTTAAAATGGGTAAACCTTGAAGATAAAAAAGCGACAGACCAAACAAGACAGTCGCTGCAAAAACCAGTCTATAAACCGATAGTAAACCAATCTTCAAGGAGAATTCTTTAG
- a CDS encoding CRTAC1 family protein → MKIHYLLVFALLFSACSSFNKKKKEVKRKRAKINYGPQKKSSAFIDVTQKVGLANIEASRVYIYDINSDGLEDLVFLSGNYSTAQFYLATKSGEFVKAKNIYFEDDVQATFFQFSDFDKDGTTDVLVGLHNQKSALTKKPISIYLGNKSRGNSIIFRKAHEFKFDFIAPITNVNVFDYDNDGELDMFVASWFDRRNKGKPVANRLFTAKKKKVYEISGALTSELAMRGDEEYNVAPTFSSSICDINNDGYPDILTSNTAGYPNKLWLSTEQNKVLKYVDYGPQSGYAMDSITSGGRFNGGNSTFAICGDYNNDGYYDIAMGEVSKSLDLDYRDRSSILTNRGLKKISFLRTEYTNDGALTNWNQGDMRGLWSDLNNDGLIDLIVDNSGFPPHTRLVSFVQENDHELVNRSKDYGIDIVNPSSTVVFDYNGDGRNDLLTIQVNTRDARIKPRVYLFENNLPQKNFIKLKLEGKRSNYDAIGAKIIVVTDKGRTLTRQHYFSYGQFQPQNSSIVHIGLGDEKVSEVIIEWPYRLKSGKKLRRSYPVIMNDLTLIKE, encoded by the coding sequence ATGAAAATTCACTACTTATTAGTCTTCGCTTTATTATTTAGTGCTTGCTCTTCTTTTAATAAGAAGAAAAAAGAAGTCAAAAGAAAGCGTGCAAAAATTAATTACGGCCCACAGAAGAAATCATCTGCATTTATTGATGTGACTCAGAAGGTTGGCCTTGCAAATATCGAAGCTTCTCGTGTTTATATTTATGATATCAATAGTGATGGGCTTGAAGATTTAGTTTTTCTAAGTGGGAATTATTCAACAGCTCAGTTCTATTTGGCCACAAAGAGTGGAGAATTTGTTAAGGCGAAGAATATTTACTTTGAGGATGATGTTCAAGCAACGTTTTTTCAGTTTTCTGATTTTGATAAAGATGGAACGACAGATGTATTAGTTGGGCTTCACAATCAAAAATCGGCCTTAACGAAAAAACCAATCTCTATTTATTTGGGAAATAAGTCTCGCGGAAATAGTATTATTTTTAGAAAGGCACATGAATTTAAATTTGATTTCATCGCACCTATTACTAATGTAAACGTCTTTGATTACGATAATGATGGTGAATTAGATATGTTTGTTGCAAGTTGGTTTGACCGTCGTAACAAGGGGAAACCTGTTGCAAACCGACTATTTACGGCCAAGAAGAAAAAAGTCTATGAAATATCAGGGGCCTTAACTTCTGAACTGGCAATGCGAGGTGATGAAGAGTATAACGTCGCACCTACATTCTCATCTAGTATCTGTGATATCAATAATGACGGATATCCGGATATTCTAACTAGTAATACCGCCGGCTATCCTAATAAACTTTGGCTTTCAACTGAGCAGAATAAAGTTTTAAAATATGTGGATTATGGACCTCAATCTGGTTATGCCATGGATAGTATTACCAGTGGTGGACGTTTTAATGGTGGTAATTCAACCTTTGCTATTTGTGGTGATTACAATAATGATGGTTATTATGATATTGCCATGGGAGAGGTCTCAAAGTCTCTTGATCTCGACTATCGTGACCGTTCAAGTATCCTGACAAATAGAGGTCTTAAAAAGATTTCATTTTTAAGAACAGAATATACAAATGATGGTGCACTTACTAATTGGAACCAAGGTGATATGCGCGGACTTTGGAGTGATCTTAATAATGATGGCCTCATTGACCTAATTGTTGATAATTCGGGGTTTCCCCCGCACACAAGACTCGTTAGCTTTGTACAAGAAAATGATCACGAATTAGTAAACCGCTCAAAAGATTACGGTATTGATATTGTAAACCCAAGCTCAACTGTAGTCTTTGACTACAATGGTGATGGAAGAAATGATCTTTTAACAATTCAAGTTAATACCAGAGATGCACGCATTAAGCCGCGTGTTTATCTTTTTGAAAATAATTTACCACAGAAGAACTTTATTAAGTTGAAGCTTGAAGGTAAGAGGTCTAACTATGATGCAATCGGTGCAAAGATTATTGTTGTCACAGATAAAGGTCGTACACTAACGCGTCAACATTATTTTTCATATGGACAATTCCAACCACAAAACTCATCGATTGTTCATATCGGCCTTGGAGATGAAAAGGTTAGTGAAGTCATCATTGAATGGCCTTATCGCTTAAAAAGTGGAAAGAAGCTTCGAAGAAGTTATCCTGTTATAATGAATGATTTAACATTGATTAAAGAATAG
- a CDS encoding CpaF family protein: MTENSIWKMLDDLSTKRGISEIVINGPNSVFVERAGEFIGLNVNINKKDILDFATEVAIFNKKEFSNNDPILDGRLPDGSRVNIISEPFASSGTSITIRKYLSNNFELEKHGALFNIPENVVPFLMALMRSRKNILISGGTGSGKTTFMNMLLKEVDQGERIITIEDTIELVLKQPNSVRLEAGLDKNISMSELVKNTLRMRPDRIIVGEVRGAETFDMIQAMNTGHDGSMTSIHANSPVECLQRVESLFLMSGFDLPYHVVRRYISTAVDYIIQLGRGENGRRKVTQIMEVNSMEGNHILTTSVFETENDELIFSGAVPSSANDLQHKGDLEINYWNTL, translated from the coding sequence ATGACTGAAAATAGTATTTGGAAAATGTTAGATGATCTATCAACAAAACGAGGGATCTCTGAAATTGTCATTAATGGACCAAATAGTGTTTTTGTTGAAAGGGCCGGAGAGTTCATTGGCCTAAATGTGAATATTAATAAAAAAGATATTCTCGACTTTGCTACAGAAGTTGCAATTTTTAATAAGAAAGAATTCTCAAATAATGATCCTATCTTAGATGGCCGTCTACCAGATGGCTCACGTGTTAATATTATTAGTGAACCATTTGCCTCAAGTGGTACATCCATAACAATTAGAAAATACCTCTCAAATAACTTTGAGCTCGAAAAACACGGAGCTCTCTTTAATATTCCTGAAAATGTCGTTCCATTTCTTATGGCCTTAATGCGCTCAAGAAAGAATATTCTAATCTCTGGTGGAACAGGTTCTGGAAAGACGACTTTTATGAATATGCTTTTAAAAGAAGTTGATCAAGGAGAGAGAATTATTACCATTGAGGATACTATTGAGCTTGTTTTAAAACAGCCAAACTCTGTTCGTCTTGAGGCGGGGCTTGATAAGAATATCTCAATGAGTGAGCTCGTTAAAAATACTCTACGAATGAGACCTGATCGAATTATTGTTGGTGAGGTTAGGGGAGCTGAGACTTTTGATATGATTCAGGCGATGAATACTGGCCACGATGGAAGTATGACTTCAATCCATGCGAACTCACCTGTCGAGTGTCTACAAAGAGTTGAGTCTCTCTTTCTAATGTCAGGCTTTGATCTGCCATATCATGTAGTTAGACGTTATATCTCCACGGCCGTTGATTATATTATTCAATTAGGACGCGGTGAGAATGGAAGACGTAAGGTTACTCAGATCATGGAAGTAAATTCTATGGAAGGTAATCACATTCTAACAACTTCAGTTTTTGAGACTGAAAATGATGAATTAATCTTCAGTGGAGCAGTTCCTTCAAGTGCTAATGATCTCCAGCATAAAGGGGATTTAGAAATCAATTATTGGAATACTCTTTAA
- a CDS encoding response regulator transcription factor has product MSHILLIEDEENIAKGIILNLELEGFEVTHAARGDEAIEIYEQKNFDLVVLDLMLPGLSGEDILVKIRDVNEKTPVLVLSAKDSSKSKVRCFNLGTDDYLAKPFNLDEFILRVKRLLKRSSWTKKEVEVYKFGNNEINFSDFKAYSNEQEYSLTEQEAKILTLLTQNEGEVVTRGELLELLGYKKDSNTRTIDNFIVRFRKYFEENPKEPKHIISIRSVGYKFVK; this is encoded by the coding sequence ATGAGTCATATTTTACTTATTGAAGATGAGGAGAATATTGCAAAGGGAATCATCCTAAATTTAGAACTAGAAGGATTTGAAGTTACTCATGCTGCCCGTGGTGATGAGGCCATTGAGATCTATGAGCAAAAGAATTTTGATTTGGTGGTTCTTGATCTAATGTTGCCTGGACTAAGTGGTGAGGATATTCTTGTCAAAATTCGCGATGTAAATGAGAAGACACCTGTTTTAGTGCTATCTGCTAAAGATAGTAGTAAATCTAAAGTACGCTGTTTTAATTTGGGGACAGATGATTATCTGGCAAAACCATTTAACCTCGATGAGTTTATTTTAAGGGTTAAAAGGCTTCTCAAACGATCAAGTTGGACAAAGAAAGAAGTCGAAGTTTATAAGTTTGGAAATAATGAGATTAACTTCTCAGACTTTAAAGCCTATTCAAATGAACAGGAATATTCACTGACTGAGCAAGAGGCTAAGATTTTGACACTTTTAACTCAAAATGAAGGAGAAGTGGTAACGCGCGGTGAGTTACTTGAGTTATTGGGCTACAAAAAGGATTCAAATACTCGTACAATTGACAACTTCATTGTACGTTTTAGAAAATACTTTGAAGAAAATCCAAAGGAACCTAAACATATTATTAGTATCCGCTCTGTCGGCTACAAGTTTGTTAAATAA
- a CDS encoding sensor histidine kinase, whose translation MARQIRGPVFLHPVFIFISSLVALGVSLYLYISSYLEVNEKLTIFVEKSGIQLVQFQQTQTWVMILVLSILVTLIILGFSLVFYYYQKLRQLYRMQQNFINGFTHELKTPVASIGIFIDTLKKHEFPREKQMEYLDVMRQDTERLGDNIEQILQLGRIEEKKVEPDVRLIGVRTAIEEFLDRNKHNFKDLQVSYLHLEEDAFIDFDPKLFDILLMNIFTNAIRYNSKAQKKVEVIFQKSKNFGELFFVDNGDGVEEKELKNIFKKFYQVGRSSKGSGVGLYMATQIMKIHSGRITASSEGKGKGLTLKLSLKLHKKD comes from the coding sequence ATGGCACGTCAAATTAGGGGACCTGTATTTTTACATCCCGTCTTTATTTTTATTTCATCCCTTGTAGCTCTTGGGGTTTCATTATACCTCTATATTTCTTCATATTTAGAAGTTAACGAGAAGCTAACGATATTTGTTGAAAAGTCTGGGATTCAACTCGTACAATTTCAGCAAACTCAGACCTGGGTTATGATCCTGGTCTTATCAATTCTTGTTACTTTGATTATCTTAGGCTTTAGTTTAGTTTTTTATTACTATCAAAAATTACGTCAGCTCTATCGTATGCAACAAAACTTTATTAACGGTTTCACGCATGAACTAAAGACACCTGTTGCTTCTATAGGGATATTTATCGATACCTTAAAGAAACATGAATTTCCTCGCGAAAAACAAATGGAGTACTTAGATGTTATGCGCCAAGATACGGAGAGACTAGGCGATAATATCGAACAAATCCTTCAGCTTGGACGAATTGAAGAGAAGAAGGTCGAGCCAGACGTGAGACTGATTGGGGTTCGTACGGCCATTGAAGAATTTCTTGATAGAAATAAGCATAATTTTAAAGATCTTCAGGTTAGTTATCTTCATCTTGAAGAGGATGCTTTTATTGATTTTGATCCGAAGCTCTTTGATATTTTACTGATGAATATTTTTACCAATGCGATTCGATATAATAGTAAAGCTCAGAAGAAAGTTGAGGTTATTTTTCAAAAATCTAAAAACTTTGGAGAGTTATTCTTTGTCGATAATGGTGATGGTGTTGAAGAAAAAGAATTAAAGAATATATTTAAAAAGTTTTATCAAGTTGGTAGATCCTCTAAGGGCAGTGGTGTTGGTCTTTATATGGCCACTCAGATTATGAAAATTCACTCTGGTAGAATCACTGCTTCTAGTGAAGGTAAAGGCAAGGGTCTAACTTTGAAATTGTCATTAAAACTACATAAGAAGGATTAG
- a CDS encoding YtfJ family protein: MKKLILGALLFSSVASFAIRPPVVEISGDNGGRLNGNAWSSKELKGKVHVLFYVDPDEKDLNNHASEALAAEKFDLKKYASVAVINMDATWLPNSILEGALEDKQKKYPNTLYVKDLEKVVVKKWDGIVKDDDSNIIVFDKAGNIIYKINGKASDKQVKEMISLIKNNL, encoded by the coding sequence ATGAAGAAGTTGATTTTAGGGGCACTACTATTTTCAAGTGTGGCATCATTTGCAATTAGACCACCAGTAGTAGAAATTTCAGGAGATAATGGCGGACGCTTAAATGGGAATGCTTGGTCTTCAAAAGAGCTAAAAGGCAAAGTACACGTACTATTCTATGTTGATCCAGATGAGAAAGACTTAAATAACCATGCTTCTGAAGCACTGGCCGCTGAAAAATTTGACCTAAAAAAATACGCTTCAGTTGCCGTAATCAATATGGATGCAACTTGGCTACCTAACTCAATCCTAGAAGGTGCTCTTGAAGATAAGCAAAAGAAGTACCCTAATACATTATATGTTAAAGACCTAGAAAAAGTCGTCGTAAAAAAATGGGACGGAATTGTAAAAGATGATGATTCTAATATTATTGTTTTTGATAAGGCCGGAAATATCATTTATAAAATCAATGGAAAGGCCAGTGATAAGCAAGTAAAAGAGATGATCTCTTTAATCAAAAATAATCTCTAA